catataataatacatgaCCCGTCAAATAGTAGCAGATAAAGCTTGAATGTAAGAAATACCCACGGCTAAGAACATAGAGGCAATATAGATTAGAAtatgagaaatagaaatagatattgATTGGcattctttttgtaatatttgatattcgaAATCATACCgaatatcatacatatacgatTTTGTTTCACGAGGAAATTGATATTTAAGTCGaagattaaagagagaaaaaaaagaattgggataatttttgtttgttacaGCTTATTTAATAGCAGACAATCTAATAACGTGTTTAACTGACGAGCGGGGaagtttcattatttaaagaaaaaacaaatattgtaTTACCCATGCCGTCTTAAAAAGTGCTCTTCTAATCGAAAAACTGTTTTAGAGCAATGCTGATACgtgataaatagaaaaacgtTAGGGTGCAGAGTATATAAGCGtgcttttttttgaaaaataatgcaTCTGTAACTAACGTGATTCTGtcgctatataaaatatagtagtattattatatataatgttattaatgatatacaGTGAATTATACTGGTGTAAAAACAAACTAtggttataatataataaacgttgacatatttaaaagttatagCTCTGAATCTGTTTTTTAAGTATTACGAATTCAAgtacatatatgaataaataataatgcacaAGCatgttttatatacttatattgtatttctcaaaaaaaaagaacatgcaATAATTTGCGTAAAGCCATAAAATGTGGTGCTAATTAAGCGTACCGGAATTATATCCTTCTTGATTATACAAGTAATATACGATCTATATTAACACCCACAGACGCACACACAGTCGCACGGAAATGTAATACATTTAGACTGTGCATTGTGAAACTCTTCTGatacttttattctttgtccGTAATTCAAAATCATTTGAATGCAATTTTCATCAATAAGGTAACAAACATATTCATTGTTCTTgtgctaatttttttttttttaaataaaaagtgtCCTTATATAACTATACAATAAACATCTATATCAATAAACGTCTAATGCCTGCAGATTAATGCCTTTGAGctaaagatttctttctttttttttttaatttctgaataatatatagagaTTTGGGATTTCAGGTAGCTGTAGAGGGGCCACCGAAACATATAGAGAGGATAGATTTGAAATCCAAAATATTATTCTCAACATATccagaaaatataaaaaacggGGTTGAAAGTGGcaaaatttacatattatatctGAATAATACATGCAGACAATactaaatgtttattaatacagatttttttttataagttttattaacttatagttctcttttttatattcctttttttccattcaacATCACTGATTAGCCTGTAATAGGCGGAtacgaatattaatttttatatataatatatatgtgtggtatatgcatgtatatatatatgtgtatatatatatatacatacatacatacatgcatacatacatatatatacatatatatatattttaatatatgtatatatatatgtatattatttttgcacaGTGAACACCTTGTCTTATGTGAGAAAAGACAGGATATAGGACATTTTATTTAGTTGGACTAGCAATATCAGCAGGCGATTATGACGAGCCAGTGCACAACAAATATACACTCAATAAATTCTTAATTTAACAATTACAACTAATCCTTTGTAAATCCTGGTCTAGTATAGTATACTCGATAGTAAAGTGTTTTACTTCGCCACAATGAATATGAATTATCGAATTTCAGAAGATATACTCCCTGTAATCAAAGAATTAAgaaggaattaattttattaggtAAATagactattattaataataatttatgatagaTCATTACATTTACCTGTCCAGGATACTGATGACTTCCAGCATATACTTCTTCTTGAGAATCTCTCCTGTAGATCTTAATGATGAAAACATaccaatttaattataaacataGAAAGTTTGGAAATggataaaatgttataatatacttacagGTACTATTACACTTATAGGTGGTATGGTTGATTTGTATTCAACTCTATTATTTCCGTTTATTCCTCCACTTTCTAAATCATCTTGAGTTTCGtattcatcttcttcatcttcatcatcttccGATTCGCTAATGTGAACAGATACTTGATCTGTATCCGATTTAGACCATTCGAAATAAACTCCAAATCCAATATCATAGCCATCGGTGGCAAATTCCCAGAATAAACATGAACCATCTTCATGTGTTGGTACCCTCACAGTAACAGTTTCTCCATGGCCAACCTTTATAACAGCATCACCTGCTTCCTTTCtaattgtttctttaaatTCCTCCACACCTTTACGTGTCCACATTTCAGCAGGGGCAATTGGTGGCCAGTCTTCCTGTAACTCATCCGAATCTTCATCTTGTAAAAGCGCAGGTTCATTTTCTGTTATGGGTTCCTtttcagtatttttatttgtgttaTCCAATTCATTTGATTCTTCCGTTTTTTGATCTTCTATGACTAATTGATTTTGATGTAATTGTTGCATATATTGATGATAATGCTGTTCTTGTAATTGTCTAATCAAAACAGCCTGTTGCTCTGGATTTCCAGGATATTGTTGTTCAGCATATActttaaattgataatatgTTTGTCGATTGAGCGCATCTtgtatttgtcttttttgtaattccaattttaatctttcctcttcttctcttttttttgtttcagctAATTCTgccaatcttttttcttcttctatctgtttaattttttcttcttgcttcaaacgctttttttcttctatatctctcttttgtgCTTCTACTACTGTCTTAAATAATGGACACAATTTATCTAGTAAAACTATAAATCCTTCCATTGCTTGTTCCTTAGATATATCTCCTAAATTTTGCCATGCCAGACGTCTATCTCTACCAATTACATCTAAAACTCCTAATGGTGGGGCATTTTCAGCAGTACATTTTCCATGCATTACCTGCTGTGTAAATGCAACCAACTTTAATTTATCCTCATACGAAAGGTGAACAGCTTTACCTTCTTTCTCtgagaaggaaataataaaatattaatgaatacattaaagatttatttatagagATTTGCATGTGggaaacaatagaaaaatcgttaattttattgattggaatacaatgaattttcttatatctttttcttgagttcttttctaattataaacaatgtaataacaaaaaaaaaacaagataatgACAACGATGAGTTATCAAGTAGACTCGTATACCTTTATAGAAATTGAGTGCAATTTTATAGAGTTCCCGTGTTTCGAAACCCCATAAATGTGGTTCATAAATCTCTCCAGTTTTGGTATCATCATCGTTCTTGTTCGAATCACTTTCTAAAACActtaatttttcgatatctttCTCTAGTACGGAAACAGTCTCATCGGTCGCCGCCATTTGTAACTCAATGACACGTCAATGAACAATGCTGCCATTACAATTCTAACctcattgaaaatataatcggGATTTTTACCATACGTGTTTTTACTACGAGAACTTATCGATACACAAGTATAAATTACaatgatttaattatcaaaattataaaacatataaagcgcaaaatacaatttacaatgaaatataatcataCGTATTATAAGTGGCGCATATTTAAACCATACCAGATATGTTATCGGCAAATGACGTACTATCTTATTTTTAACCAATTGCATTCATTTCACTAGATCGGTACTTTTAACAAACACGAAtgtttttcgaagaaaatataaataatcgttattcctttttaattatcttgtacgaaaaattcgagatataacgaaaaacaatttgaataaaagaaaacagaatcaGTAAAAAGCGCACTTTATATGGACCGTAATGATTGGCTGAATATACGTGACGCTGCGTATAGATTAGTAGACAATATTCTCGACAGAGGGCATTGGCGAGGAGTTGCGATAGTAGCTCCCTCACAGAAATGTTTTCCTTTCCGAACACAGTTCAGTCTGGAGTGTCCAACGGAGTGGGGGTTGCGGATAGCGGAGAGCGGACGCAGCGCAGACAAATGCGAGGGCCAGGCTGGCCATCAGGTAAAGGTCGTGTGGGAGTGGAAAGAAGTAGAACCAGCAGCGAAAAGCAGTGCGGAGTCGAATCggagcgtgcgcgcgcgttaAATCGTACACTTTTCGGAGTACTCTCTCCTTCGACATGGCAGAAGCTTACCGTTACACGCGTGACCTTACTACAAACATCTTTCAACGATTTTTTCTCTTGGCGTGAAAAAAGTGCCTTCTCGTATGGTTAAGTGTTACAAGCGTTACACGGACGGTGGATGGAAGAGAGCATCATCGTTGATTTGGGATCGAGACCGAAGAGATTTTTCTCTGAAGGACGATCAGACCCAACGTAGTCGGTCTTGCAAGGTTAGGTgagttgtttttctttttttccccttttctttttatttctatcgttccttttttatcaCTTTCTCTCTGAGATTCATTGTGAGATCgtgcgagagagacagagagaaaaagagatagatagatagatagaaaggagAGTCGGAATTATTTGCCACgaacgataattaaatatctatcttttttaatttttcaaatctaatctcttgtttatttttgaatAGTTATAAGACTATAGATATGTTTATATCagtctttctttatctctatcttcctctcccttCCATCGTTTTTATCTATTCTACATATACTATATCTATTATCGCGTGTATGTCATTCTGAGAATAATTCGCACGTTTCGACATTGAGCAAAAGTGCTCtcggaaaaattatttctcgagaaaatcaaatattattatcgaatcgaGAATAGATCAGACTCTTTATCGCATAATTTATTAAGCTTTCGCTCATTAAGATCTTTACCGATGTTAATggaatatatttgtattaatattctcaagtgtataaattataaacggCCATTAATATACAAACCAATGCTACTTATtacgagaaaatattgaaaaaaaaattaattattgtcatatatttatattttcatttttcgctTCTTAACGTTGCTTTTGCAATACGAATGAGTACGTAGGATCGATTAATCActcttttaattgaaattaccTATTCGTTTATCTCTATATATGACAGTGTCCCGATTTTGTTGGCATAACATATCGACGAATTAAGGTCAGGTCTCTTCTTGCCGGATCTATGTAAACTCTATATATTAGTAAGAGTATCGCCAACGTCATTATCAGAATTTCATTGTGATCAACTAACTAACATTATATAACTTGAATTGTATTGTACCATATAAcctatatcatatatatatatatatatatatatatatatatacacgtatatgtatatatgtacatatacgcacGTGTATAAGTACATAATACTgagtatatttgtatgtacatatacgtatgtgtgtttatatatatatttatatatgctgtgtatactttataatatgATACTAAGATACAATAATTTACTTAATACCAAGTCACACGTTACTTCTACCTATATTGATACAAGATATTATACTAATTTGAATTATCGCATAATCATTGATAAATCCACCCAAAACTTGAAATATCAGGACAAGTAGTCAGGTTCCTcgtttaaatgaattaaaagtaCGGATGTATTTAAAACAACTTCCACGATTATTATATCCTCATAACGTTTGTTATAATAACGAGCGCACGGAGTGTACGTATCGCTTCGTTAAGCGCATCGTTAAAATCTTAATCTCTTGCGACTTtagaaacaaaagtaaaaaaaaaaaaggagaaagaaaagaaaatataatgaaaaaataaaacgaaacagaGAAATAACGGATAGTAGTCGGTTCTGTTGTTCTCCGACTTCTCTAGATAATAATCGCGCTAGAAGATAACCACTACTAATTTGTCATCCGTAGTAATTTTCTACGTAAATTGGCGACAGTTAAACGGAAATTGGTCGAGcgtgttttttcattttcatccagaaattctctatttctctttttctctttctctctctttgctcatgttttttcattttatttttttatcatcttttaattcattaaataatacaatattcatCTGCGAAgggtataacaaaaaattaattcttgaaATTATAACTAACCAATGGAGACAGCATACAAGTGCTAATCCCCTGTTGATTCCACAAGAAGCCGTCTCGGTCAAAAATATCCTATTACGTGGTACTATGTTAGGCTAAGTTAGATGCTcagtggaaaagagaaagatagaaagacagaaagagagaaagagaggagagagagagagagagagagagagagagagagagagagagaagaagaagaagagttcaCGTTAGAACTAGAATAACTTCGAATAGAAGTCTTTCAAGCGTTTCTGGCGGACTCTATGTCTGAATTATAAATCCCCACGAGGTCGTAAAACAAATGATTACTGGCGGATGTAACGCAATACTGTTGCGGCCGCGCAGCCTCCCTggtctctctcttcgtctcccACTTCGTTAGATCGCTCACAAATCGTCTGGATATTCTCACGTTTGAACGATACCTATATATTAGTACGTTCGCGTGCCGAGTGTCGTGAGACgcgaaaaaaagaggaaaaaaaaaaacagattcataaaaagaaatatatgtgtcTGGTTTGTGTGAAAATTTATACGAGATAAGTTTCGTAATTCATTAATccgacatatttttttatcagagACATCGTGAGAAACGATATCTTaggataatatattatataagatacgAACGTACACATATAACTCATggatatttattcgattaaaatgttactataatttatttgtcgaTTTTACGAGTACACTCTTcggtaagaaaaaagtaagatttttataaacattatttcaGGGATGAGCGTGAAAATGCGATAACTTTTGTGGGGCATCCGATACAAACATCATGATATGAAACTTATTTGTTTCATGATGGAATACCGTAAGTTCGAAGATTTaagtttatatttgatatagaatttaaattattcttataataagATGATATTATACATTTCAATGTGATTGGTCCTACCTGAAGcatgaatgaataataattttttgttttgcttccTCCTTCGTTTAACTTTTATCCagcattatttatttgatttaatattaagGTAAAATTTAGATCGAAATGTcctgtgtgcgtgcgtgcgtgtgtgtgtagtatCAGTAGAGAAATATGCGTAGTAGTAATTTTTTCGAGAGATAATATGGTTTTTAttcgcatatgtatatacgtgatgaatctttctctctctttctctcttttctctctttccccttttttcttttcttttttgttttagtcAGAGTGTTTTGATAacgaatattttgtttattagaGTGTGTATAGGATTTTATCGTTGGCAGGAATTTAATCTTAAGTAAAGTATACAATACACgcttttgtaaatttattgcAATATATCCGATAACGTGTAATACTATTCatgttttatcgtttataacTGAGCATGATTCATATGCCTAATTGTggttttttcttctatgaTTTATGTTTCGTAAAATCcaaagatacacacacacacacatatatatatatatatatatatatatatatatatataagaatcttTTCTTAATAATGTATCTACTTATAAtgcttacatatatacttttattgatttataacGTTTTTGAGATCTTTTTTGATAGCTTTTAATTCTTacgattatttgtttatttgatattaatcaTCTGTACTCTCTCATTGATTCGTTGACACTTTCAccacattaaatattttatagatagatatagatatacgattatatgtaagtagtttaattttttatagtcTTAATTTTTTGCTTACGAAACATCGTTTACATGTTATTAGAGTAATCAAGATTCGAAGCTAATTtactgtctttttttcttgatttattttcagCGATTGGATATCGAGCTTTTGATTGTTCTCAAAGAACAATAGTTAATAGAATAGAATCCTTATGATCTAAAAGAGCATTTCGATTTGTGGATCCACCTCGacgttatcctttttttttcttttttccttctttaaacGAGCGAGAAAACTCTTGTCGACttttacgatcgaagaaaagatgatGGAGGCAGGCACTTTCACCGTGTCACTCTCAACCAGAAATAAATGTCTTTAGACGTATCCATCAGCTTCCAATTTCAAAGCAGCCTCGTAGGAAGGTAGATCTTTGTCATCTTTCggattttcttccttcttcggtTGACTTGTTTCCGAATTTATAGTAGAACTGTCTTCGTTCATCGTCGACTCGTTCGTTGGAACTTCCGTGGTATCCTTTTTCTCGCTGGAGAATGGCAGACTTTGCGGATCGAAAATGAGACTCTCGTAAGCAGGAGGTGGG
This is a stretch of genomic DNA from Vespula vulgaris chromosome 2, iyVesVulg1.1, whole genome shotgun sequence. It encodes these proteins:
- the LOC127061789 gene encoding Golgi resident protein GCP60 isoform X2, which translates into the protein MAATDETVSVLEKDIEKLSVLESDSNKNDDDTKTGEIYEPHLWGFETRELYKIALNFYKEKEGKAVHLSYEDKLKLVAFTQQVMHGKCTAENAPPLGVLDVIGRDRRLAWQNLGDISKEQAMEGFIVLLDKLCPLFKTVVEAQKRDIEEKKRLKQEEKIKQIEEEKRLAELAETKKREEEERLKLELQKRQIQDALNRQTYYQFKVYAEQQYPGNPEQQAVLIRQLQEQHYHQYMQQLHQNQLVIEDQKTEESNELDNTNKNTEKEPITENEPALLQDEDSDELQEDWPPIAPAEMWTRKGVEEFKETIRKEAGDAVIKVGHGETVTVRVPTHEDGSCLFWEFATDGYDIGFGVYFEWSKSDTDQVSVHISESEDDEDEEDEYETQDDLESGGINGNNRVEYKSTIPPISVIVPIYRRDSQEEVYAGSHQYPGQGVYLLKFDNSYSLWRSKTLYYRVYYTRPGFTKD
- the LOC127061789 gene encoding Golgi resident protein GCP60 isoform X1; protein product: MAATDETVSVLEKDIEKLSVLESDSNKNDDDTKTGEIYEPHLWGFETRELYKIALNFYKEKEGKAVHLSYEDKLKLVAFTQQVMHGKCTAENAPPLGVLDVIGRDRRLAWQNLGDISKEQAMEGFIVLLDKLCPLFKTVVEAQKRDIEEKKRLKQEEKIKQIEEEKRLAELAETKKREEEERLKLELQKRQIQDALNRQTYYQFKVYAEQQYPGNPEQQAVLIRQLQEQHYHQYMQQLHQNQLVIEDQKTEESNELDNTNKNTEKEPITENEPALLQDEDSDELQEDWPPIAPAEMWTRKGVEEFKETIRKEAGDAVIKVGHGETVTVRVPTHEDGSCLFWEFATDGYDIGFGVYFEWSKSDTDQVSVHISESEDDEDEEDEYETQDDLESGGINGNNRVEYKSTIPPISVIVPIYRRDSQEEVYAGSHQYPGQVNGVYLLKFDNSYSLWRSKTLYYRVYYTRPGFTKD